AGTCCGAGGCTAATAGGAAGGATAAGCTTAACCTTGCAAAGGAGCGTGTGAACTTGGCAGAGGGATACGAGGATAAATATGAGGGTAAAGATATCGAAAAGGATATTGAATTGCTAATACCTCTTGAAGCATACCTTGCCGCGGGTATACGCATTGGAACGAATATGAAAAATAAGTTTATGGAGCGGTTTATCTACAGTGTAAGGCCTGATGGTCTATACTTAATTGATGTTCGGAAGACAGACGAAAGAATTCGCGTAGCAGCTAGGTTCATAGCCCAATTTGAGCCCCGGAAAATAGTAGCTGTTTCTGCGAGGCAATATGGTCAGCGTCCTGTTCAAAAATTTTGTTCACTAACAGGCTGCATACCGATCACTGGTAGATTTTTACCCGGAACTTTTACAAATCCAGCGTTTGAAGAGTTTATCGAGCTCGACTTGCTCATCGTGTCGGATCCAAAAGCCGATCATCAAGCTGTAAGCGAAGCCGTAAGTATGGGGATTCCAATAGTTGCTTTATGTAATACGGATAGTTTATGCAGTTTCGTCGATTTAGTTATACCAACCAATAATAAGGGACGGAAAGCCTTGGCTTTAATATATTGGTTGCTTGCCCGGCAGGTCCTTAGGGAGCGAGGAGAACTTCCTCCGGATGGAGACTTACCAGTGCCACCGGAAGATTTTGAAAGCAAGATTGCGTAAGGTTTTATACAATCGTTTCTACTTATAACTTGGTTATTATGAAGCGTAGACCTTATGTAGCTGGAATGTTTTATGAGAGTAACCCAGATCGGCTTCGAAAGCAGATAGAGGAGTGTTTTCTCCATAGAATAGGACCCGGAAAACTTCCTGAGAAAGTAGCAGAACATAATATTATTGGTTTAATCTCGCCACATGCAGGCTATATGTATTCGGGTCCTGTAGCGGCTCATGGTTATTATATTCTAAGTAAATCTAAAAAACCGAGTACCGTGATAATTCTAGGTCCAAACCATAGCGGTTTAGGAGCGCCTATAGCTGTAATGGATGAGGGAGTTTGGGAAATGCCCCTAGGTGATGTGGATATAGATATCGAATGTGCGAAATGCATTATTGATAAAGCACCAATTGTAACTTCGGATGAGCTCGCGCATAGGTATGAGCATTCAATAGAAGTCCAGATACCTTTTCTTCAGTATATATACAATAGTAGTTTTAAGATAGTTCCCATTGCTATGCTTATGCAAAATTTTGAAGCAGCTAGAATATTAGGAGAGGCCATAGCTAAATGCGCACAAGAGCATGATGTGGTCGTGATAGCTAGTACTGATTTTACGCATTATGAACCAGTCGAAAAAGCGCGAGCCAAGGATGGTATTGCTATAGAACATATTCTAAAGTTAAATGCTAAAGGCTTATATGATGCAGTGA
This genomic stretch from Thermoproteales archaeon harbors:
- a CDS encoding 30S ribosomal protein S2, whose protein sequence is MEKDIELLIPLEAYLAAGIRIGTNMKNKFMERFIYSVRPDGLYLIDVRKTDERIRVAARFIAQFEPRKIVAVSARQYGQRPVQKFCSLTGCIPITGRFLPGTFTNPAFEEFIELDLLIVSDPKADHQAVSEAVSMGIPIVALCNTDSLCSFVDLVIPTNNKGRKALALIYWLLARQVLRERGELPPDGDLPVPPEDFESKIA
- the amrB gene encoding AmmeMemoRadiSam system protein B; protein product: MKRRPYVAGMFYESNPDRLRKQIEECFLHRIGPGKLPEKVAEHNIIGLISPHAGYMYSGPVAAHGYYILSKSKKPSTVIILGPNHSGLGAPIAVMDEGVWEMPLGDVDIDIECAKCIIDKAPIVTSDELAHRYEHSIEVQIPFLQYIYNSSFKIVPIAMLMQNFEAARILGEAIAKCAQEHDVVVIASTDFTHYEPVEKARAKDGIAIEHILKLNAKGLYDAVIENDITMCGYGPVMTLIEAVKKLGCRDVKLLKYATSGDITGDYSSVVAYASLVFLKE